Genomic segment of Acidobacteriota bacterium:
ATTCGGCGGCACCCTGGCTGACGGGTCGGGAACCTACCTGCTCGATCGGCTGGACGGGCTGGGCCAGGAACTCGGCTTCGCCGCCTACACTTCAGGGCAGAAAGGCACCCTGGACGTCCTCTTCATCACCCTGGCCCTGATGATAGGGACCGCCGGATTGCCTCATGTCATCGTGCGCTTCTACACCGTGGCCCGGGTCTCGGCGGCCCGCAGTTCGGCGGGTTGGGCACTGGTCTTCATCGCCCTCCTCTACACGGCGGCTCCGGCGGTGGCGGCCTTCGCCCGCACCAACCTGCTGGAAACCATACCCAACACCCGCTATGAGGACGTGCCTCATTGGTTCAAGAAGTGGGAGACCACCGGGCTCATCACATTCAACGATCACAACGGCGACGGCGTGATCCAGTATGTGGGGCCGGACTCGCCACTCGAGAACGAACTGACCATCGACCGCGACATCATGGTGCTGGCCAATCCCGAGATCGCCCGGCTTCCCGACTGGGTGGCTGGACTGGTGGCGGCGGGCGGACTGGCGGCGGCCCTTTCCACCGCCGCCGGACTGCTGCTGGTGCTTTCGGCCTCGGTCTCTCACGATCTGCTCAAGAAATGGCTGCGTCCCGGCATCAGCGAAAAGGGAGAGTTGCGGGCGGCCCGGATTACGGCGGGACTGGCCGTCTGCGTGGCCGGCTACTTCGGCATTCGTCCTCCCGGATTCGTGGCCGAGGTGGTGGCCTTCGCCTTCGGACTGGCGGCCGCTTCGTTCTTTCCGGTGCTGGTGTTGGGCATCTTCTCCAAGCGGGTCAACAAGCAGGGCGCCATTCCCGGAATGCTGACCGGTCTGGCTTTCACGGCGGGCTATATCGTCTACTTCAAGTTCGCTTATCCCCAGTTGAACTCTGCGGAGAACTGGTTTCTGGGCATCTCGCCGGAAGGAATCGGCACCATCGGCATGATGATCAATTTCGTGGTCACCCTTACGATTTCCCGTCTCACTCCCCCGCCCCCGCCCCAGGTGCAGGAAATGGTGGAAGCCATCCGCGTCCCCCGGGGCGCGGGCGAAGCCCACGAAATCTCGGGCTGAAGCAATCCCTTCAAAGTCGCTGCAGGGTGACTCGGATCACCTGCGCTCGGCTGCAGGGAGCTTAGACTTGGCTGGGCGCGAGCGCCAGAAAAGCGAGACGATTATGAAATTCAAGACCTGCCTGTCGGCTGAGCCTCAGGCCAGCGTGTTGTCGCGTGTGCCGCAACTTCCGCGTCAGAGTCCCAGATTGCTCTTCAAGCGGGCCGTGGACATCTTCGGCGGCACTGCGCTGCTGATTCTTTGTCTGCCTCTTTTTCCCCTCATTGCCTACGCCATCAAGCGCCGCCAGTCCGGCCGGGGAGAGGTCTTCCGCGTGTACGAATTCGTGGGGATGCACTACAAGCCGTTTAGAGCACGCCAATTCAACACCCGCAGCCAACGCGGATTCCTGTCCAGCACCGGGCTGGACCGCCTGCCTCAACTGATCAACGTGATCAAGGGAGAGATGAGCCTGGTCGGCCCCTGCCCCGTCACTACGGCTGAAATGGCTTCCGGGAGCAAGTGGCGGCAGCTTCGCCGTTTCGCCATGAAACCGGGCTTGAAGGGTCCCTGGCTGTTCTTCAAGGAAGCCGGCGAGTCCTCATCCCCTGGCGGCAGGGACCTGCATTACGTCAGTCGCTGGTCGCTCAAACAGGATCTCGTCTATCTGTCCAAACCCGTTCTTCCCCTGTGGTTGGGGCAAGCGCTGCGCGGGGGGCGGGGGTAAATCCTGCAAGGCCGGCGAGGAGGAGTGTGAATGCTGGTTCAGGTCAGCGACGGAAGCAATCAAGTTCACCTGGTGGAGGCCCATTCGGGGCAGTGGTACAAGTTGGGCACGAAAGAATACCTGAAGCAGGGCCGCTTCTGGATTCCGCTCAAACGGCGCAATGAACTGCGATTTTTTCTCGACTCTCTCTACTTTCCTCATTCCTTTCCTGAGTTTCTGCGTAAGTCCCTGGCCTGCCGCATGCCCGAGGCGGCCGGAGGGCCCGAGAGAGTCCTCAAGAAGGGACGTGTCAGGACGCTGGACGACATTCTGGGCCCCCAACTGATGGAAGCGGCTGGAGAGGCCCTCGACACCCGCTCCCTCTTCGGTCGCCGGCTGAACTCGATCATCATCGCCGAAGATCGAGGGGCATTGAGTCCTCAGGCCAGGACGCTCTTTCTTTTCGAGGGCGGAGAAAAGCCCTTTGCCGTAGTCAAAGCCTGCCCGCGCGGGCAGGACTGTTGCCGTCTTCTGCGTCAGGAATTCGAGGCGGTGCAGCGGCTCAATGCTCATCTTCCCTCGGGCGCCAAGTCGCTGCTGCCTCCCCGCTCCATGTATGTAGAGGGAGAGGACTTCGCCTTCCTTGCCGAGCCCTTCCAAGCGGGACGCTCGATGTACTTCCAACTGCGCAGCACCTGGTCGAGGCGGAAACTGGCGGGGACTCATTTCTCAACCGCACTGGATTGGCTGGTGCGCTTCCAGAAAGCCTCCTGGGTCGAGGACGCCCGGGTCCAGCAGGACGAGGTTGGAGAGCGCATCGGCGCCGCTCTACTCCATTTGCGCCAGGTCAGGATGTCGGCGCCCGAACGAGCCATGATCGAGCACCTGGGACATCTGGCCTGGGAACTGCGCTCGGAAAGGATCCCCTTGACAGCCGCCCACGGTGATTTCTGGGTGCGCAACGTCCTGCTTGACGAGGGGCGGGCCAAGGTGGTGGGGTGGCAAGACTTCAAGACGCGGGCCCTGCCTTTCGCCGACCTCTTCCTCTTCGCCGTCAGCTATGGACTCAGCTTCCCCTGGAAGCGGGGCCAATGGGCCCATCCCCGTCCCGCCTTCCGCACCACACTGCTGGAACGAAGCTGGCTGTCGGAGCACGTCGAGCGCTTCTTGCTGGGCTACTGCCAGAAGATGAACCTGCCGCCCCGCTTGCTCGACCTCTTTCTGCCCTTGTTCCTGGCCGAGCAGATGATCGAGCAGCGCCAGGAGGGCGGAGAATTCCACGTCTGGCGTGAACTCTTCCGCGACTACGCCGAGCAGGGCGGCTGCGTCTTCCTCGAGTGAAGATGTCAGGATGCCATGGAACCTGCTCGATCTCACTCCTGAGGGGCGCGGCGATCCATATTCGAGGTACGAGAAGTTGGCCGGGCCGGTGAAACCTCCTTAGATGAGCGAGCCCAGGTACTCCAGCCAGGCCAGGACGTCGGGTTTGTAAATGAGGGCCACGAGAGCGATGGATACGACCGCGAATCCAATGAGGGAGAAAGCCAGATCGCTCCAAGATTTCTTCACGGTAGCCACTATTGCGGTGACCAGCGACACCAAGCCGAGGGCGCCGAGGAGAATGACGATTCCACCTTCCACCATGTTCTCCCAGTACTCTTTCGCCTCGGCGTCCTCTTCTTCGGCTGCCGAGTCGCCTTCTTCCTCTTGAGCCTGGTCGCCGGATCTGCTCTGCGCCGCGGGTCTCTGGGCCGGCTTGGCAGGCTCTTGTACAGGCTTCTCCTGGGAAGGCTGGTCCCGCTGCGACGCCTCTTCGCGAACGCCCATGGGCGCTTCCGGCTCCGGCCAGGCCGCTTCTGCCATCTCCCTGGAAGCCCCTTCTCCATTGGGACCCCATTCGACGTCGGCGAATGGCGACGGCTGACTCGGGGCCGACTCCTCGCCGGAAGCCGTATCCTCGAGAGCCTGAGGAATCCCCCGCTCATCCACCCAGTCCAAGATGGCGCCGCATACGTTGTCGGCAGTGCGCTCCAAGGTGTCGGCTGAATTGCTGTAGATGACGTCCCCGGACGGATTGGAAATCTTGACTTCGTTGTCTTCTTCTTGGAGACCTGCCGCAATTACACGGTCGACCTGCACAACGAAGCTGGCTTGCCGGGGTGACTCGGACACGGCGACCCTGGGGCAGCGGCGATTGACGGCCTCGATGATCTCGGCCGTCCGACTGGCGCTGTCGGTCACGAAAACCCTGATCGACTGGGCGGCAACAGAGCTTCCCAATGTAAACAAAATGATTCCAATGCCAAACGCCGTGCGCATCACGGCTGTAATCCTATACTCTCGGACCTCGTCTCGACGCGGCGAAAATTGACATTTCTCCGGCTTCGATTGCTATTGTGGACGATTCGTCCCATGGGATTTCTAGACTTGACACACAGTTCTGAAGAATGCCACAACTTGTCCAATCATGACGGTGCGGGCAGTGGAACCTGGAGACGCTGGTGCTTGGCTGCGGATGCGGTGTGCACTTTGGCCTGAAGGAGCGGAGGCCGAGCATCGGGAGGAGATCGAGCGCTTCTTTGCGGGTGACTTTCCCCGCCATCCCTGGGTTGTCTTGGTGTCCCAAGATGGCAGCGGACGCCTCACCGGGTTCGCCGAGTTGTCTCTGCGGCCCCATGCCGAGGGCTGCAGCACCTCACCGGTTGCCTACCTGGAGGGTTGGTACGTCAGGCCGGAGCGGCGCAGGCAGGGCGTGGGCCGCGCCCTGATCGCCGCCGCGGAGTCCTGGGCCCGCTCTCAAGGCTGCAGCGAATTCGCTTCCGACGCCTACCCCGACAACCATGTCAGCGCCTCGGCCCACCAGTCCCTGGGCTTCACTGACGTGGGCCTCGTGCGCTGCTTTCGAAAGGCGCTCTGACACCGCCGATTCACCGGGTCCCGTCTTTCCGATCCGGGGCTTGGGCCAAGCGGCGGAGTATCTCTTCAGCCTCCTCATCTCGCTGCTGGGCCCGCAGCAGGAGGGCCAGGTTGTGCAAGGCGCGGGAACTGTCGGGCTTGAGCTGCAAGGCTTGCCGGAAGGCCTCTTCGGCCTCTTGCCAACGCGACAGGCGCAAATAGATGACGCCTCGATTGTTGTGGGCCTGAGGACACTTTGGGCAATGCTTGGAAGCCTTTGCAAGGTGTTTGAGTGCCTTCTCGTAGTTGCCCGCATCGCTCGCCTCCTGAGCTTTCAGGAAGTGCTTGCGGGCCTTGGGCGGAATCAGCAGTTCCTCGATGTGGACGGGCGCTGCATCAGCGGGTTCAGCCTTGGCAGCAGGCAGCAAGCGCAGGTCGATGTAATGGGTCGAGGCCGCCAGGCCGGCCAGCCGCAGCGTCTGCTCAGCCTCCCGAAATCCCTCGGCGTCGGTTCGCAGGCTGTAGTCGCCCGGAGGCAATACGATGCGTCCCACGCGTCCGTCGCTGAGAAGCAGGCTGTGGCGCCCCGCACCGCGCGCCGCCACCATGGTGACGCGCACCGGAGCCCTTATCTGCCGGCCATCCTGGTTGAGGACACGGATGACGAGAGTCTGCCTTCCGTCTTCCTGGGGAAGCTCGTTGAGGCCGCGCGCCGAGAGGGCCGTGTGGCCCAGGGAAAGAAGCAAGAAGTAGATCGAGAGCCGGTAAGGCATACACGCCTCCCGCCGCTAAGCGGCTCAGCTCCCGGCGAGTTATACCTTTAAGACGCACCATCATGCCAAAAGGTTGGCAAAGTTCTGTGATCAAGCAGACCGGTTGGCTGTCAGCGGCTCGGGCTGCTCCCCTTGCAGGCTCTGGCGCAGGCTCTCCATGTCGAGAAGCATCTTGCGTCCCTGGTACTCCAACATCCCCGATTTCTTGAATTCGGAGAGGATGGCGGAGATATGGGGCCGGCAGCCGCCGATGATTGCGGCCAGCCGCCGATGGCTGATGGGAATGCTGAGTTTACGAAGCCTCTTTTCGGAATAGATCGGTTGGCCGTGCAGGTCTCCCAGCCTGAGCAGCGTCTTGGCCACTCTTTGCCGGGCATCAAGGGCGCCGTCTTGCAGATCGGTGCGAGCTTCCCACAGCTTGTGGGTCAGGATTCGGATGAGGTTGAGCGACAGGGCGGGTCTGAAGCGAATCAGCTCCAGGAGCTTCTCTCGCGGCAGCAGGGACGCCCAGCATTCCCGATAAGCCGTGGCTGTTGCCTGATGAGCCGTTTGCCGGCCCAGTATCTCTTCCCCGAAGACTTCGCCGCCCTTCAAGATGCGCAGGACTTTCTGCCGCGGGGCCTCTTTTCCGACAGAAAGCTGAACGTATCCCCGGTTGAGTATGTAGAGGTAGCGGACGGGGTCGCCTTCTTGGAAGATCTGGGCGCCTCGGGGATAGATCTGATCCGTGCAGGCCTCGGCGATGGCCTCGATTTCCTGGTCGGAAACGTCACCCACCAGGGAGGACCTTTTCAGGTGCCACATCCTGTCCGCCCGGATCAGCGAATCGTCTTGAATCGGGGAGCTAGCCATGATTTCTCCTCATTGCGGGAACCGAGCGCGCATCCAATGACGCCCAAACGCTTGCGGCAAGGTTGGATGGTGCCGGTCCCAAGCGACGTTTCTCCAGTCGAGAGCGGACGAAGACCCTGGCCCGATGGGCGCGGCACTTGATGGCGGATTTGGAAAGCCCCAGGGTCCGGCTGACCTCGGCTTCCGTTCGCTTCTCCAGATCTTTGAGGATGTACGGTTTCCGGTAGTGCTCGGGCAACTGGTTGATGAGCTTCTGTACCTGATCCGCCAGTTCGCGTCCCAGCAGCGCTGTCTCGGGTATGCTGCTGCAATCACGGACGGAGGCCGGATGTCGGTCGTGCGCTGCGGGCAGATCGGACTCCATGTCGACAACCCGATTGCGGCGCTCCTTGCGAAGCTGAGAGAGGGCCAGGTTGGTAGTTATGCGGTAAAGCCAGGTGGAGAGGGAGGCCTTCCCCCGGAAGCCGGAGATGGATTGAAACGCCTTCAGAAAAGTCTCTTGCACGCAGTCTTCCGCATCCTGGGCATTGTGCAGAATGCCCATTGCCACCGATTGAAGGCGGCGGGCATGAAGAGCCACCAACTCCTCGAAGGCCTCAGGTGAACGGCGCTTCAAGCGAGCAACAAGTGCACTCTCGAGGGCTTGGTCAACTGCTTTCTCCATGGGTAAGCAGCATAGGCCTCTGAGAAGGAAAACGGTATCGGCGAAAAGCTCCTTGTCTCATAGTATTTTTGGCCTGCGGGCATCGGGACGAGTCCTACAATCGTCGGTTCAGGTCCTACAAAGCCGCGGCTGGGGCGGGCAGGGATCAATCGACCAAGCCGTGCTTCAAAGCGTAACGGGCCAATTCGACGTTGTTCTTCAGATCCATCTTTTCCAGGATGCGGGTTCGGTAGGTGCTGATGGTCTTGATGCTGAGCGAGAGTTCGTCGGCGATTTCCGAGACGGTCTTTGCGGAAGCCAGCAGGCAGAGCACCTGGTATTCGCGGTCGGAGAGGGATTCATGGGGAAGTTTGGATTCCGTCCCCAGGTCGATGGCCAGCTTTTCGGCCAGGGTCGGACTCACGTACTTTCCGCCGCGGACGACTTTCCTGATGGCGTTGACCAGTTGTGAGGGAGCGCTCTCCTTGGTCAGGTAGCCGGCTGCCCCGGCGCGCAGCACGCGGGTGGCGTATTGGTCTTCGGGGTACATGCTGACCACCAGCACTGGCAGAGACGAGTAGTGGAGCTTGATCTGCTGAAGCACCTCCAGGCCTCCCCGTCCCGGCATGTTGATGTCGAGCAGCACGACGTCCGGGAGTTGCGCCACCAGCCGGTCCAGCACTTCCTGGCTGGTTCCGGCTTCGGCTGCCACCAGCATGGCGGAATCCTTTTCGATGATCCTTTTGAGACCCTCCCGAACCACCGGATGGTCATCTGCAACAAGAACTTTGATCATGTCGTTTGCGGCTCTACGCCACCCACCAGGGGAACCCGCAATGATACGGTGGTGCCTGAGCCCTCTTCTCCCGCGATCTCAAGCCGGCCGCCCAGCAGCAACGCCCGTTCGCGCATTCCCAGGATTCCGAAGGTGTTGCTTGCGCCGCTCCGTCCTTTCTTGATGCCCATGCCATTGTCGCGCACGGTCAGCGACAGTTCTCCGTCGTCCTCCTCCAGCCTGATGTGCACCTGGGTTGCCTCGGCATGGCGGGCGACGTTGGTCAGCGCCTCCTGGAAGATGCGGAATACGGCGGTGGCCCGCGCCTGGTCCAGTTCGACCTCATGGGCGCTGCAGTCGAGATGGCAGGTAATCCGGGTCCGCTCCTGGAATTCCTGAGTCTGCCATTCCACGGCTGCCGCCAAACCCAGATCGTCCAGAATGGCCGGCCTCAGGGCCGTCAGGATGCTCCTCAAGGACCGGATCGTCTCGTCCACCAGGTTGGACATGCCCCGCGCCTGGGCCGACAACGATTCTTGATCGGCCGCCAACTCCTCCTCCATCCAGGAAAGGTCGAGCTTGAGGGCCGTCAGGGCCTGACCCAACTCATCGTGGATCTCGCGCGCGATCTGTTTTCGCTCTTCTTCCCGCGCTGAAACCAGGTGACGGGAGAGACGCCGCAGTTCCTCGTGGGAGGTTCTCAGCTCTGATTCGGCCTTCCTTCTTTCGGTGATGTCCCGATGCTGGCCGACGAAGTAGAGAGGATTGCCGTCAGCGTCGCGAACCAGGGATGCCGCCAGCAACACCCGTCTCACTTGGCCCTCTTTGTGAAGGTATCGCTTCTCCATGCGGAAGGAATCGAATTCGCTGGCCAAGGCTTTCTCCACGAGTTCTCGGCCGCTCTCGCGGTCGTCTGGATGGGTGACGTCCTGGAAGGTCTTGCCGGTGAGTTCCTCAGCAGTGTAACCCAGCATTTCGCAAAGGGCGCGGTTGACCCGCTGGAATCTGAATTCGAGCGTGACCACGGCCATACCGATGGCGGCGTGCTCGAAAGCGCTGCGGAAACGCGCCTCGCTCTCGCGCAGCTTGGCTTCCACTCGCCGGCGTTCCTGGATTTGCTCTTCGAGAGCCTTGTTGGCCTTGGAAAGTTGGGCCGTCCTCTTCTCGACGCGGGCTTCCAGTTGATCGTAGGCTTCCTTCAGCTCGCTTTCAGCCTGCTTGCGCTGGGCCTCCAGCCCGGCTTCGCGTTCCGCCCGCCTGTAGTTGTCGAAGAGCAGGCCCAGGGCGTTGGTCAGGATGGCGATTTTTTGCTGGTCTCCGCTTTGATAACCGCCGGGCCGGTTGGCCACGCCGATCATTCCCACCACCTGCTCCCCTTTCATCGCCGGAACGCCCAGGAAACTGTTCAGCGGCGGATGCCCGGCAGGAAGTCCGGCAGCTCTGGAGTCTTTGGAGGGTGCGTTGGCCAGGACCACCTCGCCGTGGGCGGCGACCCGGCCGGCCATGTTGTCCAGTTTTGCGAAGGGAATGTAGCCGTGTTCTTGCAGGTGGCGGTGGGCTGCATCGTAGATTTCGCGGTTGACGGTCTTGTCCCACTTGAAGCCCTTGTGGACCAGGATGCGCAGATCGGGCCCGTCCATGACCGCGGCCACGAAACCGTACTCGCTCTGGGTCTGACACAGGGCCTCATCGAGGATGGCTCCGGCGGCTTTGGCTAAGTCGCCGCTTTCCAGGTAGCCCATCATGGCATCGGTCAGGGCCTGCAATTGGGCGGTTTTCTCTTCCAGCGCCTGCTCGGCCCGTTTGCGTTCCGAAATGTCCTGGATGCGGGCCAGGCAGTAGAGGGGCTTGTCGTCGTCGTCCCGGACCAGGGTGGCGCTGAGCAGGACCCAAACATTGTGTCCGTCCTTGTGCAAGTAGCGCTTTTCCTGGCGAAAGCTGTCGATCTCACCGGCCAGCATGCGATTGACAAGCTCGCGTCCCTCGGGCAAGTCGTCGGGATGGGTGACCTCGGCGAAGGACTTTCCCAATAGCTCCTTCTCGGCATAGCCGATCAACTTGCAAA
This window contains:
- a CDS encoding sodium:solute symporter family protein — encoded protein: MNVQAWTFVLVGLSFALYIAVAIWSKARSTSDFYVAGNRVPSVVNGMATAADWMSAASFISMAGVISFMGRDGSVYLMGWTGGYVLLALLLAPYLRKFGQYTVPDFVGDRYYSQMARVVAVICAIFISFTYVAGQMRGVGIVFSRFLDIDVSYGVAVGMGIVFFYAVLGGMKGITYTQVAQYCVLIFAYLVPAIFISLLMTGTAIPQLGFGGTLADGSGTYLLDRLDGLGQELGFAAYTSGQKGTLDVLFITLALMIGTAGLPHVIVRFYTVARVSAARSSAGWALVFIALLYTAAPAVAAFARTNLLETIPNTRYEDVPHWFKKWETTGLITFNDHNGDGVIQYVGPDSPLENELTIDRDIMVLANPEIARLPDWVAGLVAAGGLAAALSTAAGLLLVLSASVSHDLLKKWLRPGISEKGELRAARITAGLAVCVAGYFGIRPPGFVAEVVAFAFGLAAASFFPVLVLGIFSKRVNKQGAIPGMLTGLAFTAGYIVYFKFAYPQLNSAENWFLGISPEGIGTIGMMINFVVTLTISRLTPPPPPQVQEMVEAIRVPRGAGEAHEISG
- a CDS encoding sugar transferase, coding for MKFKTCLSAEPQASVLSRVPQLPRQSPRLLFKRAVDIFGGTALLILCLPLFPLIAYAIKRRQSGRGEVFRVYEFVGMHYKPFRARQFNTRSQRGFLSSTGLDRLPQLINVIKGEMSLVGPCPVTTAEMASGSKWRQLRRFAMKPGLKGPWLFFKEAGESSSPGGRDLHYVSRWSLKQDLVYLSKPVLPLWLGQALRGGRG
- the aac(6') gene encoding aminoglycoside 6'-N-acetyltransferase — protein: MTVRAVEPGDAGAWLRMRCALWPEGAEAEHREEIERFFAGDFPRHPWVVLVSQDGSGRLTGFAELSLRPHAEGCSTSPVAYLEGWYVRPERRRQGVGRALIAAAESWARSQGCSEFASDAYPDNHVSASAHQSLGFTDVGLVRCFRKAL
- a CDS encoding tetratricopeptide repeat protein — encoded protein: MPYRLSIYFLLLSLGHTALSARGLNELPQEDGRQTLVIRVLNQDGRQIRAPVRVTMVAARGAGRHSLLLSDGRVGRIVLPPGDYSLRTDAEGFREAEQTLRLAGLAASTHYIDLRLLPAAKAEPADAAPVHIEELLIPPKARKHFLKAQEASDAGNYEKALKHLAKASKHCPKCPQAHNNRGVIYLRLSRWQEAEEAFRQALQLKPDSSRALHNLALLLRAQQRDEEAEEILRRLAQAPDRKDGTR
- a CDS encoding Crp/Fnr family transcriptional regulator yields the protein MASSPIQDDSLIRADRMWHLKRSSLVGDVSDQEIEAIAEACTDQIYPRGAQIFQEGDPVRYLYILNRGYVQLSVGKEAPRQKVLRILKGGEVFGEEILGRQTAHQATATAYRECWASLLPREKLLELIRFRPALSLNLIRILTHKLWEARTDLQDGALDARQRVAKTLLRLGDLHGQPIYSEKRLRKLSIPISHRRLAAIIGGCRPHISAILSEFKKSGMLEYQGRKMLLDMESLRQSLQGEQPEPLTANRSA
- a CDS encoding sigma-70 family RNA polymerase sigma factor is translated as MEKAVDQALESALVARLKRRSPEAFEELVALHARRLQSVAMGILHNAQDAEDCVQETFLKAFQSISGFRGKASLSTWLYRITTNLALSQLRKERRNRVVDMESDLPAAHDRHPASVRDCSSIPETALLGRELADQVQKLINQLPEHYRKPYILKDLEKRTEAEVSRTLGLSKSAIKCRAHRARVFVRSRLEKRRLGPAPSNLAASVWASLDARSVPAMRRNHG
- a CDS encoding response regulator transcription factor; translation: MIKVLVADDHPVVREGLKRIIEKDSAMLVAAEAGTSQEVLDRLVAQLPDVVLLDINMPGRGGLEVLQQIKLHYSSLPVLVVSMYPEDQYATRVLRAGAAGYLTKESAPSQLVNAIRKVVRGGKYVSPTLAEKLAIDLGTESKLPHESLSDREYQVLCLLASAKTVSEIADELSLSIKTISTYRTRILEKMDLKNNVELARYALKHGLVD
- a CDS encoding PAS domain S-box protein is translated as MPEETFAGDFMSTVMGQVVMSLEGRLIRVNPSFCKLIGYAEKELLGKSFAEVTHPDDLPEGRELVNRMLAGEIDSFRQEKRYLHKDGHNVWVLLSATLVRDDDDKPLYCLARIQDISERKRAEQALEEKTAQLQALTDAMMGYLESGDLAKAAGAILDEALCQTQSEYGFVAAVMDGPDLRILVHKGFKWDKTVNREIYDAAHRHLQEHGYIPFAKLDNMAGRVAAHGEVVLANAPSKDSRAAGLPAGHPPLNSFLGVPAMKGEQVVGMIGVANRPGGYQSGDQQKIAILTNALGLLFDNYRRAEREAGLEAQRKQAESELKEAYDQLEARVEKRTAQLSKANKALEEQIQERRRVEAKLRESEARFRSAFEHAAIGMAVVTLEFRFQRVNRALCEMLGYTAEELTGKTFQDVTHPDDRESGRELVEKALASEFDSFRMEKRYLHKEGQVRRVLLAASLVRDADGNPLYFVGQHRDITERRKAESELRTSHEELRRLSRHLVSAREEERKQIAREIHDELGQALTALKLDLSWMEEELAADQESLSAQARGMSNLVDETIRSLRSILTALRPAILDDLGLAAAVEWQTQEFQERTRITCHLDCSAHEVELDQARATAVFRIFQEALTNVARHAEATQVHIRLEEDDGELSLTVRDNGMGIKKGRSGASNTFGILGMRERALLLGGRLEIAGEEGSGTTVSLRVPLVGGVEPQTT